The following coding sequences lie in one Musa acuminata AAA Group cultivar baxijiao chromosome BXJ1-8, Cavendish_Baxijiao_AAA, whole genome shotgun sequence genomic window:
- the LOC135588138 gene encoding 18.6 kDa class III heat shock protein-like, whose protein sequence is MSLTADSALFDSAVRHLFHLPETLEKLGFPASAVRPHDAHRGNGRGRNGEEGVGLRSAPVDILESHKEYTFVIDVPGLSKSDIQVTLEDEKILVIKSSGKRKRDDGEEEGCRYLLLERSAPVKFLRKFRLPEDASSSGITAKCENGVLTVVVGKIPPPEPKTRTVEVNIA, encoded by the exons ATGAGCCTGACGGCCGACTCTGCACTCTTCGACTCGGCGGTACGCCACCTGTTCCACCTCCCGGAGACGCTGGAGAAGCTCGGCTTCCCCGCCTCGGCCGTGCGGCCGCACGACGCACACCGCGGCAACGGCCGCGGCCGCAACGGGGAGGAGGGGGTGGGCCTCCGAAGCGCACCCGTCGACATACTCGAGAGCCACAAGGAATACACCTTCGTCATCGACGTCCCCGGCCTGTCCAAGTCCGACATCCAA GTGACCCTGGAGGACGAGAAGATTCTGGTGATCAAGAGCAgcgggaagaggaagagggacgACGGGGAGGAGGAAGGGTGCCGGTACCTGCTGCTGGAGAGGAGCGCGCCCGTCAAGTTTTTGAGGAAATTCCGGCTGCCGGAAGACGCCAGCTCCTCGGGCATCACAGCCAAGTGCGAGAACGGCGTGCTCACCGTCGTCGTGGGGAAGATTCCGCCGCCCGAGCCCAAGACGAGAACCGTGGAGGTGAACATAGCTTGA